In Flavobacterium enshiense, the genomic stretch TGATAACGATTATGAATACTTCATCGAAAAAAATGGTGCTTTCAACAAAGTGAGTTCCAAAAAAGATCTTATCAAACTCTTTCCTCAATACAAAAGGAAAATCAGCGATTTCTATTCCTCATCAAAAAAGATGCTGAAATCGGATGAATCCCTGTTTTACGAAAAAATGATGAACTACCTGAACAACGAAATGGTAAACAATCCGAGTAATTAACCCATGAAGAAAATATTGTTTACGATAGTGGTTATGCTGTTACATCAAGTAATTACTGCTCAGATTGAAGAAAAAAAATATACTTTTAACTTCGAAAACATAACCCTCGAAAAGGCAATCGAATCCATTGAACAGAATTCGGATTACTCCTTTTATTTGGATAAAGACTGGCTCAAAAACTACCCGGAACCAATTAACCTAAAGCTTACCAACGCAAACATAGAAACCGTTTTGAATACATTATTTCAAAACACAAACCTTAATTTTTACATCTCAGACAAAAAAATCATTCTGACCAAAAACAGTGTTATTTACGATGAATTGCCTGAGAACTTTTTCAACAATGAAAAAAACAAACCACAGAACAACACAACTGTGGTTATACAAGGCGCGCCGGTTTTCAAAAAAGAACTTGACACAAATGAAAGTGGTGATGACATCAACGTTATAGGAAAAGAAAATAAAAACCCAAAGGGAAAAACCTTTCAACTGTCCGGCTACGTAAAAGATGCCAAAACAGGGAAGCCACTGCCGGAAGTAATAATCCGCTCCAAAAACGCCGAAGCAACAGCAATAACAGATGCTCAGGGATTTTATACCATAACCTTACCAGCAGGAATAAACATCATCGAAACGGAAAACTTTCTTTACAAAAAAGAAACCAGAAAAGTAATATTGTACAATAACGGCAAATTAGATCTGGCAGTTTCTGAAAATATCAATCAGCTTAGGGAGATAATTGTTAAGGGAAAAAAAAGCGAAACACTTAAAAGTGCCAATACCGGCGTTACTTCCATTGATGTACAAGGAATGAAAAACATCCCGATGGTATTGGGAGAAAGAGACATTTTTAAAGTGGCTACAACAATTCCAGGGATAAAAACGGCAGGAGAAGGTTCTGCAGGATTTAATGTCCGCGGCGGAAAAACAGACCAAAACCTGATCCTTCTTGACAATGGAGTCATCTACAACCCTTCGCATTTCTTCGGGTTCTTCTCGGGCATAAATGCTTTTACCATTGCAAGTGTTGATATATATAAAGGAAGTATTCCGGCCGAATTTGGCGGACGCCTTTCCTCAGTGTTTGACATAAGAACCAAAAACGGAAACCCAAACAAACTCTCCGGAGAAGGCAGTATTGGCCCCGTTACCGGCAATCTTACCGTAAGTACACCAGTGATTAAAGGAAAATCGTCATTACTGGTTGGTGCCAGAGCCACCTATTCGGATTGGATTTTAAAAACACTCGATGAGAAATCATTACAGAACAGCCAAGCCTCTTTTTATGATGGAGTCATAAAATACAATCATAAGATAAATGAGAAAAATGACATAGAAGCTACGGGATACTATAGTCATGATAAGTTCAGTATATCATCCGACTCATTGTACAAATACGACAACCGCTTATTCTCTTTAAAATGGGGCCATGTTTTTAATGCTAAACACAGAGGGTCTTTAGTATTTTCAAACAGTCAATACAAATTCAACATCGAATACAACAAAGAAAACGACCCAACCAAATCGTTTGATTTCGGGTATAAGATCAATGAAAACCACCTTCAGTTTAAATTCGGCTATAATCTGAATAATAATCACAAAATTAGTTATGGTATCAGCTCAAAACTATACCAAATAGAACCAGGATATTTGAATCCGACGGCTCAGGAAACTGTACTTGTACCGGTTGCCATCGAAAAAGAGAAAGGATTGGAATCCGGAATCTACCTTTCCGACTCTTACAAAATTTCAGAAAAGCTGTTACTTAATACCGGTTTACGCTATTCGTTTTATGCAGCATTAGGACCTTCAACACAAAGAACCTATGAATCCGGCTTACCTATAACCGACGCTACCGTAGTCGAAAGCAAACAATACGGAAACAATGAAGTCATAAAAACCTATAACGGTTTAGAACCCAGAATTTCGGCACGTTATTTCATCAGTAAAGATATTTCGGTAAAAGCCAGTTATGACAAAACCTTCCAGTATCTGCACCTGCTCTCCAGTAACACCACACAATCGCCAACCGACACTTGGAAACTATCCGATTTTAATATTGCTCCTCAGAACGCCGATCAGTTTTCTCTGGGATTGTACAAGAATTTTATCGAAGAAGATTGTGAGATAAGCATCGAAGGATACACCAAAAGAACAAACAATCTTTTGGATTACAGAGTTGGTGCCGATTTATTACTGAATGAAAACATTGAAACAGAAATTTTAAAGGGAGAAGGAAAAGCATACGGTATCGAATTTCTGGTGAAAAAGAATTCAGGAAGACTAAACGGATGGCTGGGCTACACTTATTCTCGTAGTTTTGTTAAACTGGACAGCAAATTTGACAGCGATAAAGTAAACAATGGAGAATATTTTCCCGCCAATTACGACAAACCGCATGATTTGAGTACTGTTTTAAATTACCGATTCACCAAACGATACAGCGCTTCGGCAAATTTCATTTACCAAACCGGAAGGCCAATAACTTATCCTGTTGGAAAATACACTTACGGAAATGCCGAATATACAGTCTACAGCGACAGAAACCAATTCAGGGTCCCGGATTATTACCGTTTGGATTTAGGCATAAACATTGAAGGAAACCACAAAATAAAAAAATTGGCACACAGTTTTTGGAACATATCCGTTTATAATGTTTTGGGACGAAATAATCCGTATTCCATATTTTTTGTAACCAAGAACGGAGATGTTAGAGCCTACAAGACCTCCATATTTTCTGTACCGGTTCCAACCATAACCTACAATTTCAAGTTTTAACTTAAAACCGAAGAAATGAAAATAAAATACATTCTAAAAACCATAGCCGTACTGCTGTTTTTCTCAAGTATCATCAGCTGTACCGAACCTTATCAACTCGAAACAAATACCTTCGACGAAGCCATCGTTCTTGAAGCCACAATTACGAATGAACTGAAAAAACAACAGGTAAAAGTCAGCAAAACATACCACCTTGAAGAAAGCGGCCCCACTTTCGAAACAGGAGCTGAAGTATACATCGAAGACGATTTGGGCAATCAATACGAATTTACCGAGGGAGACAATGTTTATGAATCTAACGTACAATTTCAGGCTGTCCCGGGCAGACAATACCAATTGTTCGTCACCACGGCTAACGGCAGCGAATATGTTTCCACAAAAGAAACTCTGACGACACCCACCGAAATTGAAAGCCTGAGCACAACTGTTGTGTTGAAAGGCGGTCAAACCGGAGTTGAAATAGGAGTTAACAGTTACGACCCATCAGGCACTTCAAAATATTACCGTTACGAATATGAAGAAACATCACAAATTACGGCTCCAAAATGGAATCCCTTTAATACTATCTTACTAGACCAACCTAGGATATGTGGCAGCATAGGTGGGAGCATTGGTATATTTCTTGGATTTGAAACCATAGGATTTGAACCGAGACCACGAGATACACGTGTTTGTTACATAACAAAAAAATCTGACGAACTTTTTCTCACTACTACCACTGCTTTTAACGAAGATCGGGTAACCAACTTCCCTGTACGCTTTATCGCCAATACGGATTACACAATAGCAGAACGATACAGCATCCTGGTAAAACAGTATGTTCAGAGTTTCGAAGCTTACACTTTTTACAAAACACTGAAAGACATGTCGGGTTCAGGAAGCCTTTTATCTCCTAACCAGCCAGGTTTTTTCAGTGGAAACATTAAATCGGCAACCAATCCAAAAGAAAAAGTAATCGGTTTTTTTGAAGTGGCTTCCATTTCATCCGAAAGGATTTTCTTCAATTTCCGGGATATTTTCCCGAATACCCACCTGCCCGTCTATCCTTATGAATGCACTGAATATACATTTGACAGCATGAATTTTGGTGACGGCCCTTATAACGAAGAATACCCTTGCGGATCGGGCGGCCCGGGTGGGGCCCTGAGAGCGGATATCCGTGACGACCGAAGGCTCCATTACAAGTCAGCCTTTCCCATCTTCACTATGGTTATCGCCCCTTGTGGCGATTGTTCTTCCTTTGCATCTAACGTAGTACCTCCTTTTTGGCAATGAAAAATATAATTAACATTCTTGCTCTTTTATTTATTACCAACAACTTTGTTCATGGGCAGAGCACCCGTACCATAACACCTATAAACCAGATTAACACCATTGAAGAATCTGTCTATTTGCATTGCAACACCACTACACTCCTTTGTGGTGAGACACTTTTGCTCAAAGCATACACCTTAAACACAAAACAAAAAACTCTTGATGCGATAAGCAAAATAGCATACGTCGAATTACTTGACAATCGAAACAGTAGCGTTTTAAAACAAAAAATCGTCTTGAAAAACGGAACAGGACAAGGAGACTTCTTTATCCCAACATCACTAAAAACCGGAAATTACAAACTCATCGCCTATACGAACTGGACGCTCAACAAAAGGGAAAAAGGGATTTTCAAAACCGATATTTTTATTATTAATCCATTTGAAAGAATTCCTTTGGAAGAAAGCGCTCTTAAGCAACCATCAAACAGTTCGCTTACTGAAAAAAAAGAAAATAGCATTCAATCAAACAGCAGTTTGCTTTCACTAAGAACTGATAAGTCCAAATATGCTGCCCGAGAAAAAATAAGTCTCACCATCCAAAGCAATTTAAAAAGCGAAATCAAAGGCAACTTTTCCATCTCTATCAGAAAAACAGACAGTCTGCCCGACCATAAGAGGGCCACATCCATCGATTTCTTAAACATGGTTGCCTCTCAAGACAATTCAAATACTGAAAAAAGCAGATTTTTACCTGAAATGCGGGGCGAAATCATATCGGGAAAGATCTCTTCAAAAGACAGCTCTAAAAGCCTGAAAGACAAAATCGTATCGATATCAATTCCAGGAAAGTATTTCGGAATCAAAATAGCTAAGACAGATGAAAACGGAAAATTCAATCTCATCCTAGACGAACATCCAGAAGCTTCCGAGGCAATAATTCAAATTGTTGAAAATGACCGCAAGGAATATGCTGTAGCGCTTGAAGAAACAATCAAACCGGATTTCAGCATGTTAACCACCGTAAGCCCTTTGCAGCTGAATCCGAAAAACAAAATTGACATCGAGAACCGTTCCATTGCGAATCAGATAGAAAACAGCTATTTCCAAAAGAAAAAAGACAGCCTGGCCGAGATATCTAAAACGACACCTTTCTTCCATCCATTGGAAAAAGAATACATTCTGGATGATTACACCCGTTTTCCTAACTTAAAAGAAACAATTGTTGAAGTGTTGGATGGAGTCTATTATACGAAAAATGAAAATGGATATTCGATACGCCTGAGAACCAGTTCTTCTCAGGAAGATTCATTCGGTGAAGCTTTGGTTATGGTGGACGGTCTTTTAATTCAGGACAATGCCGAACTATTTGACTATGATACTCAAAACATTTACAAAGTAAGTCTGGTTAATCACGGCTATGTTTACGGCTCAAAAATTTTTACCGGTATTATCAATTTTGTCACCAAAAAAAATGACTACGAAACAAAAACCTCTGGTGATTTCATTAAAACAGTGGTTATTGACAGGCCGCAAAGAAGAAAAAAATACTTTTTCCCAAATTATGCCGAAAATGATTTTGCGCGAATTCCGGATTACAGGTATCAGCTACTGTGGGAACCGGAAATTTTCCTTAACAGACAAGAAACATCGCTGTCTTTTTTCGCATCTGACGTAAAAGGTCAGTTTGAAATTTCATTAGAAGGTTTTACTGAGAAAGGAGATCCTGTTTCGCTGAAAGAATTCATAACCGTTGAGTAGTGAACGAAAATAAATAAACCGAAATAACTGACGTTTAATCGATTAGTGATACCGGATTCGTATTGAAAAAAATAAAGTAATTAAATTTATATCAATATTAAAATCGGGCACCATGAAAAAAATTACTCTTCTTTTAATTTTTAGTTTAACATTCCTGAGCTGCTCCAATGACAATAATTCAAATTCAGCATCTACATCTCCAGATGATAAGTTATCCACTGGTCCGGAAGCAAAAGATGAATATGACACAAGTAATTACGGAGTATACAAAGGTATTTTTGTTGGTTCTTCAGGTACTATTTACGTGAACATTTACAACAACGGATCGATTTCAGCAAAAATGGTAATAAACAATGTTACCTACAATAATTTTACGACATCGGAAACTGTCAGTGAAGGACAACCTATTGTCGGCCTAACATTTACAAACGGAAGTTCTTCTTTTGACTTTAACGTAGATGCCGATGGTCAGAATCCTTTTTTGAACAATTTGAAAATCAGCGGACAACAAAAACCATTTGCACAGATCCTTAAAGAATATTCCTTTGAACAAATAAAATGTTATTTGGGAACATTCAACGGCGACAAAAGCGGCGTTTTTAACGTAGCCATAGCTTCTAATCCAAAAAACCCAACTAATTATGCCTTTGGATTAGCCTTTACAAAAGGAGAAACCGAGACAATCTATTTAGATGGTTCCGTTAGCAAAAATACAATCAGCGGAAAATCTGAAGGAGGAACCTTCTCAGGAATCATCAACAACAACATCATAAAAGGAGGTTGGCAAGACGAGACACCACAAAGCGGCAGCTGGACAGCTAAGCGAAAATTATAGAGTTAGTTATTCTGTTTTA encodes the following:
- a CDS encoding TonB-dependent receptor domain-containing protein produces the protein MKKILFTIVVMLLHQVITAQIEEKKYTFNFENITLEKAIESIEQNSDYSFYLDKDWLKNYPEPINLKLTNANIETVLNTLFQNTNLNFYISDKKIILTKNSVIYDELPENFFNNEKNKPQNNTTVVIQGAPVFKKELDTNESGDDINVIGKENKNPKGKTFQLSGYVKDAKTGKPLPEVIIRSKNAEATAITDAQGFYTITLPAGINIIETENFLYKKETRKVILYNNGKLDLAVSENINQLREIIVKGKKSETLKSANTGVTSIDVQGMKNIPMVLGERDIFKVATTIPGIKTAGEGSAGFNVRGGKTDQNLILLDNGVIYNPSHFFGFFSGINAFTIASVDIYKGSIPAEFGGRLSSVFDIRTKNGNPNKLSGEGSIGPVTGNLTVSTPVIKGKSSLLVGARATYSDWILKTLDEKSLQNSQASFYDGVIKYNHKINEKNDIEATGYYSHDKFSISSDSLYKYDNRLFSLKWGHVFNAKHRGSLVFSNSQYKFNIEYNKENDPTKSFDFGYKINENHLQFKFGYNLNNNHKISYGISSKLYQIEPGYLNPTAQETVLVPVAIEKEKGLESGIYLSDSYKISEKLLLNTGLRYSFYAALGPSTQRTYESGLPITDATVVESKQYGNNEVIKTYNGLEPRISARYFISKDISVKASYDKTFQYLHLLSSNTTQSPTDTWKLSDFNIAPQNADQFSLGLYKNFIEEDCEISIEGYTKRTNNLLDYRVGADLLLNENIETEILKGEGKAYGIEFLVKKNSGRLNGWLGYTYSRSFVKLDSKFDSDKVNNGEYFPANYDKPHDLSTVLNYRFTKRYSASANFIYQTGRPITYPVGKYTYGNAEYTVYSDRNQFRVPDYYRLDLGINIEGNHKIKKLAHSFWNISVYNVLGRNNPYSIFFVTKNGDVRAYKTSIFSVPVPTITYNFKF
- a CDS encoding DUF4249 domain-containing protein translates to MKIKYILKTIAVLLFFSSIISCTEPYQLETNTFDEAIVLEATITNELKKQQVKVSKTYHLEESGPTFETGAEVYIEDDLGNQYEFTEGDNVYESNVQFQAVPGRQYQLFVTTANGSEYVSTKETLTTPTEIESLSTTVVLKGGQTGVEIGVNSYDPSGTSKYYRYEYEETSQITAPKWNPFNTILLDQPRICGSIGGSIGIFLGFETIGFEPRPRDTRVCYITKKSDELFLTTTTAFNEDRVTNFPVRFIANTDYTIAERYSILVKQYVQSFEAYTFYKTLKDMSGSGSLLSPNQPGFFSGNIKSATNPKEKVIGFFEVASISSERIFFNFRDIFPNTHLPVYPYECTEYTFDSMNFGDGPYNEEYPCGSGGPGGALRADIRDDRRLHYKSAFPIFTMVIAPCGDCSSFASNVVPPFWQ